One stretch of Cohnella algarum DNA includes these proteins:
- a CDS encoding 2-oxoglutarate dehydrogenase E1 component, protein MATEECTQREFWEKYYGHNLGYIQEQYELYLSNPEAVEPEYRELFATKGAPPLRYAGSAAQAAPSAAGIDPRQLRNAVLAGKLVFNIRAYGHLAADIDPLGIGPKADTNIMEPSAFGLSEADLAALPAELVWEGAPAGLANGWEAIKKLRETYTGTIAFDFGHVHSEEERKWLNHWAEQEIPSKKPNAAEQRKLLTRLIEAEQFEDFLHRTFVGQKRFSVEGNDVLVALVDEIVHELTNDGVRNITMGMAHRGRLNILAHVLNKPYSKIFSEFHHSPNKNLIPSEGSIGINYGWTGDVKYHLGANRSIKTGEAVETRITLANNPSHLEYVNPVVQGFARAAQEDRSQPGYPKQNFDLAASIVMHGDAAFPGEGIVTETLNLGQLRGYGIGGTIHIIVNNKIGFTTESVDSRSTHYASDAAKGYEIPIVHVNADDPEACIAAARMAAEYRKLFKKDFLIDLVGYRKYGHNEGDDPDATQPLIYKKVKAHPSVSKIYWNKLSAAGALSEGTYDEIKKSVLDKLKEAYEQVKQNEGQEAVHQSPPEADDKEPAFPTAVPLEKLREINAELLRWPNGFKVYPKLQKILERRADALNEGEKVDWSHAETLAFATILSEGRPIRITGQDAERATFAHRNLVLHDPETGDVFCPLHRLPQARASFAIHNSPLSESAVLGFEYGYNVFSPETMVIWEAQFGDFANVAQVLFDQFIAAGRSKWSEKSSLVMLLPHGFEGQGPEHSSARLERVLQLSGEENWIVANVSSAAQYFHLLRRQASLLGTDNARPLVLMSPKSLLRNPRVASAPAEFSEGSFRSVLEHPGLGGKKDRVERLVLCSGKVSIDLAEALEKEENGKTDWLHIARVEQLYPFPANEIAEIAGRYPKLKEIVWVQEEPRNMGAWNFVESRLRDLAPAGVSVQYIGRPDRSSPATGFQQVHALEQQYIISQTLKPSRSLTLNLGR, encoded by the coding sequence ATGGCGACAGAAGAGTGTACCCAACGTGAATTCTGGGAAAAGTACTACGGCCACAATTTGGGCTACATCCAGGAGCAGTATGAATTGTATTTGAGCAATCCGGAGGCGGTAGAGCCGGAATATCGCGAACTGTTCGCGACAAAAGGAGCGCCGCCTCTTCGCTATGCCGGTTCGGCCGCGCAGGCGGCTCCTTCGGCGGCCGGAATCGACCCGCGGCAGCTGCGGAACGCCGTGCTTGCCGGCAAGCTTGTTTTCAATATTCGCGCTTACGGCCATTTGGCTGCGGACATCGATCCGCTGGGCATCGGTCCGAAAGCGGATACGAACATTATGGAGCCTTCCGCGTTCGGACTGAGCGAAGCGGACCTGGCGGCTTTGCCGGCCGAGCTCGTATGGGAAGGCGCTCCGGCGGGCCTCGCGAACGGCTGGGAAGCGATCAAGAAGCTGCGCGAAACCTACACCGGAACGATCGCCTTCGACTTCGGCCACGTTCATTCCGAAGAGGAAAGAAAGTGGCTGAACCATTGGGCGGAGCAGGAAATTCCGTCCAAGAAGCCGAACGCCGCGGAACAGCGGAAGCTGCTGACCCGCCTGATCGAGGCGGAGCAGTTCGAAGATTTTCTGCACCGCACCTTCGTCGGCCAAAAACGGTTCTCCGTAGAGGGCAACGACGTGCTGGTCGCGCTCGTGGACGAAATCGTGCACGAGCTGACGAACGACGGCGTCCGCAACATCACGATGGGCATGGCTCACCGCGGCCGCCTGAATATTCTGGCCCACGTGCTGAATAAGCCGTATTCGAAAATTTTTTCCGAGTTCCATCATTCGCCGAACAAAAATCTGATCCCGTCCGAAGGCTCGATCGGCATCAATTACGGCTGGACGGGGGATGTCAAATACCATCTCGGAGCGAACCGTTCGATCAAGACGGGCGAAGCCGTCGAAACGCGCATCACGCTGGCGAACAATCCGAGCCATCTCGAGTACGTCAATCCGGTCGTGCAAGGCTTCGCGCGTGCCGCCCAGGAGGATCGGAGCCAACCGGGCTATCCGAAGCAAAATTTCGATCTCGCGGCATCGATCGTCATGCACGGGGACGCGGCTTTCCCGGGCGAGGGCATCGTAACGGAAACGTTGAACCTCGGCCAGTTGCGGGGCTACGGAATCGGCGGCACGATCCATATTATCGTCAATAACAAAATCGGCTTTACGACCGAGAGCGTCGATTCGCGTTCGACCCATTATGCGAGCGACGCGGCCAAAGGATATGAAATTCCGATCGTTCACGTCAACGCGGACGATCCTGAAGCCTGCATCGCCGCGGCGCGAATGGCCGCCGAATATCGCAAACTGTTCAAGAAGGATTTCCTGATCGATCTGGTCGGCTACCGGAAATACGGCCACAACGAGGGCGACGATCCGGATGCGACCCAGCCGCTGATCTATAAGAAAGTGAAGGCTCACCCGTCGGTCAGCAAGATCTACTGGAACAAGCTTTCCGCAGCGGGCGCCCTGAGCGAGGGAACCTACGACGAAATCAAAAAATCCGTGCTCGACAAGCTGAAGGAAGCGTACGAGCAAGTGAAGCAGAACGAAGGGCAGGAAGCGGTGCACCAATCGCCGCCCGAGGCTGACGACAAGGAACCGGCGTTCCCGACGGCGGTGCCGCTCGAGAAGCTTCGCGAAATCAACGCCGAGCTGCTGCGGTGGCCGAACGGATTCAAGGTGTATCCGAAGCTGCAAAAGATTTTGGAACGCCGCGCGGACGCGCTGAACGAAGGGGAAAAGGTGGACTGGAGCCACGCGGAAACGCTGGCGTTCGCCACGATTTTGTCCGAGGGCCGTCCGATCCGGATTACCGGGCAGGATGCCGAGCGCGCCACGTTCGCGCACCGGAACCTCGTGCTTCACGACCCGGAGACGGGCGACGTGTTCTGTCCGCTGCACCGCTTGCCGCAAGCCCGGGCATCGTTTGCGATTCATAACAGCCCGTTGTCCGAATCGGCCGTTTTGGGCTTCGAATACGGCTATAACGTGTTTTCTCCCGAAACGATGGTCATCTGGGAAGCGCAGTTCGGCGATTTCGCGAACGTGGCGCAGGTGCTGTTCGACCAGTTCATCGCGGCCGGACGCTCCAAATGGTCCGAAAAATCGAGCCTGGTCATGCTGCTTCCGCACGGCTTCGAAGGCCAGGGGCCGGAGCACTCGAGCGCGCGGCTCGAACGGGTGCTGCAGCTCTCCGGCGAAGAAAACTGGATCGTGGCCAACGTTTCGAGCGCGGCACAGTATTTTCACCTGCTCCGCCGCCAAGCGTCCCTGCTGGGCACGGACAACGCGAGGCCGCTCGTGCTCATGAGCCCGAAAAGCCTGTTGCGGAACCCGCGCGTCGCTTCGGCGCCTGCGGAGTTCAGCGAAGGCTCGTTCCGCTCCGTGTTGGAGCATCCGGGCCTCGGAGGCAAGAAAGACCGCGTCGAACGGCTCGTGCTCTGCTCGGGCAAAGTGTCGATCGATTTGGCCGAAGCGCTTGAGAAGGAAGAGAACGGCAAGACGGATTGGCTGCATATCGCCCGCGTCGAGCAGCTTTATCCTTTCCCGGCGAACGAAATCGCCGAAATTGCCGGACGCTACCCGAAACTGAAAGAAATCGTATGGGTTCAGGAAGAACCGCGCAATATGGGTGCTTGGAATTTCGTCGAGTCCCGGCTTCGCGATCTTGCCCCCGCCGGCGTCTCCGTTCAATATATCGGCCGCCCGGACCGTTCGAGCCCGGCTACCGGCTTCCAGCAGGTCCACGCGCTGGAACAGCAGTATATCATCTCGCAAACGTTGAAGCCGAGTCGTTCCTTGACTCTTAACTTGGGGAGGTAA
- the odhB gene encoding 2-oxoglutarate dehydrogenase complex dihydrolipoyllysine-residue succinyltransferase, with product MQEIIVPAMGESISEGTIARWAVKVGDTVQQGDLLLELETDKVNLEISADQGGVIAEIIRQEGDTVQIGEVVGRIGEGGAAAAPAPAAPAALAPAAPAAAPAAAPAAPAAAPAAADSAANVPASPAARKLAREQGIDLSRTPTRDPLGRVYPEDVRAAGSAPASAAAPAAKPAAAAAPAAVNPAKPSERKRMSRRRLTIANRLVEAQHNAAMLTTFNEVDMTAILDVRKRRKQSFQEKFEVNLGFMSFFTKAVVGALKRFPLLNAEIDGEDIIEKHYYDIGIAVAAKEGLVVPVVRDADRLGFAEIERTIADLAKKARSNTLSLSDLSGGTFTITNGGVFGSLLSTPILNAPQVGILGMHKIQYRPVAINNETMEIRPMMYLALSYDHRIVDGAEAVSFLVKVKELLEDPESLLLES from the coding sequence GTGCAAGAAATCATCGTACCCGCTATGGGAGAATCGATCTCGGAAGGAACCATCGCCAGATGGGCCGTTAAAGTAGGCGATACGGTTCAGCAGGGCGACCTGCTGCTCGAACTGGAAACCGATAAAGTCAACCTGGAAATCAGCGCGGACCAAGGCGGCGTCATCGCCGAAATCATCCGCCAAGAAGGCGACACCGTGCAAATCGGCGAAGTCGTCGGACGGATCGGCGAAGGCGGCGCTGCCGCGGCCCCTGCGCCCGCGGCCCCGGCCGCTTTGGCTCCCGCAGCTCCTGCAGCCGCACCGGCAGCCGCGCCGGCCGCACCGGCAGCCGCTCCCGCGGCCGCGGATTCCGCCGCGAACGTTCCGGCATCCCCGGCCGCCCGCAAGCTGGCGCGCGAGCAGGGCATCGACTTGAGCCGCACGCCGACCCGCGATCCGCTCGGCCGCGTCTATCCCGAGGACGTGCGCGCAGCCGGTTCCGCTCCGGCCTCCGCTGCCGCTCCGGCAGCCAAGCCTGCGGCGGCCGCAGCTCCGGCCGCCGTCAATCCGGCCAAGCCGTCGGAACGCAAGCGCATGTCGCGCCGTCGGCTGACGATCGCGAATCGCCTCGTCGAAGCGCAGCACAACGCCGCGATGCTGACGACGTTTAACGAAGTCGACATGACCGCCATTCTCGACGTTCGCAAACGCCGCAAGCAATCGTTCCAAGAAAAATTCGAAGTCAACCTCGGCTTCATGTCGTTCTTCACGAAAGCCGTCGTAGGCGCGCTCAAGCGGTTCCCGCTGCTCAACGCGGAAATCGACGGCGAAGACATCATCGAAAAGCACTACTATGACATCGGCATCGCCGTGGCCGCCAAGGAAGGCCTTGTCGTTCCGGTCGTACGCGACGCGGACCGTCTCGGCTTCGCCGAAATCGAGCGCACGATCGCCGATCTCGCGAAGAAAGCCCGTTCCAATACGCTGAGCCTGTCCGATCTGAGCGGCGGCACGTTCACGATCACGAACGGCGGCGTGTTCGGCTCGCTGCTGTCGACGCCGATTCTGAACGCGCCGCAAGTCGGGATTCTCGGCATGCACAAAATCCAGTACCGTCCGGTCGCCATCAACAACGAGACGATGGAGATCCGCCCGATGATGTACCTTGCGCTCTCCTACGATCACCGGATCGTGGACGGCGCCGAAGCGGTCAGCTTCCTCGTCAAAGTCAAGGAACTGCTCGAAGATCCGGAATCGCTTCTGCTCGAAAGCTAA